Genomic DNA from Filimonas effusa:
GTCATGGCAATATTGAACCCACCATAACCATAAAGCAATACCGGGTTGTTGCCATCAAGAGCCAATCCCTTTTTATAAGTAAGAAATACAGGTACTTTTGCACCGTCTTTAGAAATTACAAATACTTGCTTGGTCTCGTATTGATCAGGATTGAACTTCGCTTCTGCCTTTTTAAACAGGGTAGATTTACCCGTAGCTATATCATAATGGAATATGGTGGTCGGATAATTAAACGAAGTGAAGGAGTAAAAGAACGCCTTGTCTTTCTTTTCTGCACCAAAACCGGCAGCAGTGCCAATACCCGGCAAGTCCACCGCCCTTATAAGTTTTCCCTCATAACTGTACTGATAAACCATGGTTGAGGCATCTTTCAGGTAACTTGTAAATAAAAAGCCACCCCCCGTCGATACATCCTGCAATGCTTCTTTCCTCTCCGCTATCACTGTCTTCCAGTTTGCTTTGGCTGGTTTTAACGGATCTATAAGTACTACCTTGAAATTCGGTGCCCCGTCATTGGTCTTGACCAGCAGTTTTCCATCGATGTTATCAATGACCTCGGGTTCTGTTTCAAAACCGGAAACTAACACTTTAAAGCTTCCATCCGGATCCTGCTTCAGATCTTTGTATAACACCTCGCCTCCACTGGTCCCCTCACTTACCTGGACAATCAAAAAACGCTCATCTTCTGTAAGACCTGCCTGAAAATAACGCAGCGGATGTGCTTTATCTTCAAAAACCAGCACATCGCTCTCCTGCGATGTACCGAGTTTATGATAATAAACCTTCTGAAACTCGTTTGCTTTTACAAGTTTGCTCTTCTCGTCAGGTTTGGGATAACGGCTGTAATAGAAACCCTCCTCCCCCTTCCAGGCAAATCCGCTGAACTTGAGAAATTCTATTTTATCAGATAACAGCTGCTTGCTTTCCGCATCCATTACATAACCTGTTTGCCAGTCGCTGCCAGACTGTGCTACAGTATATACAAGGTGTTTGCCCGATTTGGAGAACCGTACAGCGGAAAGCGCTGCTGTACCATCGGCTGCGAATTTATTCGGGTCAAGAAATACTTCCGGTTCAGCTTTGATATCTCTTTGCCTGTATAATACACTTTGATTCTGGAGGCCGTCATTTTTATAGAAATAAAACCAGCTTCCCTTTAAAAAGGGAGAGCCGTATTTTGGATAGTTCCATAATACCTCTAATCTTTGTTTTACCTGCTCTTTGAAGGGTATTTTTGACAAGTATTCCCTGGTTACAGCATTCTGCTCCTTTACCCATTGAGCGGTAGCCGCACTGTTATCGTCTTCAAGCCAACGATACGGATCGGCAACTGCTGTTCCAAAATAATTATCAGATACCTGACCTTTAGCTGTAGAAGGGTATATTAATTGTGCATTACTGTTTTGCATAAAAAACGAAGAAAGAAGGGCCCAAAATGCATACTTCTTTTGCATAAAGCTGTTTTAAATGATTACAAGATTCGGCAAGTTAAGTAGTCATAACGCTAAATTCATAAGTAATTCATGATTAAATTCATGAATCAATATTGGGCAAATGCTTACTTTTGAATCTTCGGAAACGTTATCGTAGATAATTAACAATAATTTGCCATTCTTTTTGAAAAATTTTTAACCGGACAATAGATCGTTGCACAATGTCAAAAAAAGTAACAAAAATCGGAGTTCTGACATCCGGTGGAGACGCTCCCGGAATGAATGCTGCCATCAGAGCTGTAGTCAGAACAGGAATTTATAACGGCCTGGAAGTATATGGAATTATGAGGGGTTACAATGGGATGATCGAGGATGATATCTTTCATATGGACAATAAGTCTGTAGCAAACATCATCCAACGTGGAGGAACGATCTTAAAAACGGCCCGCAGTAAAGAGTTCATGGAAGCCGCAGGCCGCCAGAAGGCTTATGAAAACCTCAGAAAAAGAGGTATCGATGGCTTGGTGGTAATAGGCGGAGATGGTAGCTTCCGCGGCGCACAACGGTTTAGTAACGAGTTTGATATTCCTTGTATCGGTCTTCCCGGTACCATAGATAAAGATATAGCCGGCACAGACTATACTATAGGTTTTGATACCGCTGTAAATACCGCGGTAGAAGCTATTGATAAGATCAGGGATACCGCTGATGCCCACGATAGGCTGTTCGTTGTAGAGGTAATGGGCCGCGATGCCGGTTATATTGCGCTTCACAGCGGCCTCGCAACAGGCGCTGAAAGCGTATTGATCCCCGAAACGCGTACGGATGTGGAAGACCTTATTTCAGGCTTAACAGAGAAAGAAAAACGCAAAAAGCTGGTAAACCTGGTGGTTGTTGCCGAAGGCGATGAAATGGGTGGCGGCAGCGAAATAGGTAAAATACTGAAGAACCGCCTTCCCAATATGGACATCCGGATTTCAATCCTCGGCCATATCCAACGTGGCGGCGCTCCTTCCTGCCAGGATAGGATCATTGCCAGCAGAATGGGCTATCACGCAGTAGAAAGCCTGCTTTCCGGACGCCATAATGTAATGGTAGGTATTGTTGATGATAAAATGCATTACATACCTTTGGACACAGCCGTTAAGGAAAAACAAGCGTTTACTTCCGACTGGTTAAAGATCATTAAAATATTAGCAAGCTAAAAATCCCCATATAAAAAGTTGATGTATGTCAAAGAATGTAGAAAAATACCTGCACAAAGAAATGGACGCCCAGGCAGGAATAGATCATAGCTTTCACAGGACCAAGATTGTAGCTACAGTAGGTCCCGCATGTGACACATACGAAAAGTTACTCGATCTGGTAAAAGCTGGTGTGAATGTGTTTCGTCTTAACTTTTCTCATGGTACACACGAAGACAAAACAAAAATCATCGAGCATATCCGCAACATTAATAAATCTGAACCATACAATATCTCTATCCTCGGCGATTTACAAGGCCCCAAGCTGCGCGTTGGCGAAATAGAGAACGGAGCACTTGAAATCAAAACCGGCGATATCCTCACTTTCACTTCTAAAGAGAAAGTAGTTGGTACAATGGAAAAGATCTATGTCTCCTATCCTAACCTGCACGAAGACGTAAAAGTTGGCGATAAGATCATGATCGACGATGGCAAACTTGAAGTAGTTGTTATCGAGATCAAAGGAGAAGAAGTAAAAGTAGCAGTTACCTACGGAGGTGCACTCTTACCTAAAAAAGGAGTGAACTTACCCGATACCGCAATTTCTCTGCCTGCCTTAACAGACAAGGATATTGTAGATCTCGAATATATCATTGAACAAAAACTTGATTGGGTAGCTTTATCTTTTGTACGAAAAGCAGAAGATATCGTAGATCTGAAAAAACGTATTGCTCTCAAAGAAAGCCCTATCAAGGTCATCGCCAAGATAGAAATGCCTTCTGCAATGGCCGATATCCGTAACATCGTTCTGGAATCCGATGCGGTAATGGTAGCACGTGGTGACCTCGGTGTTGAATTACCGGTAGAGAAAGTACCAATGGCTCAACGCGATATCATCCGTAAATCTATTCACCGTGGCAAGCCTGTAATCGTGGCTACTCAAATGATGGAAAGCATGATCGACCGCACCAAGCCCAACAGAAGTGAGATCACCGACGTTGCCAATGCGGTTCTTGAAGGAGCTGACGCCGTGATGCTTAGCGCAGAAACTGCAACTGGTAAACACCCCGCTCTGGTAGTTGAAACCATGCGCAAGATCATCATCGAAGTTGAAAAAACAGAATATCGCTATAACAGGGAAGAAGATCTGAAACCTCAGCCTCACTCTCCTTCATTCCTGAGCGACGCACTATGTTACAATGCTTGTAAAATAGCCAAAGACGTAAGCGCTGACGCCCTGATAGGTATGACACAAAGCGGTTATACTGCATTTACATTAAGTGCTTATCGCCCTAAATCACCACTCTACATCTTCACTAAACAACGCAGCCTGGTTAACCAGTTAAGCCTGAGCTGGGGTGTTCGCGCCTTCTACTATGATGAAGAGGAAAGCCTGGATGATATCGTATTCGACCAGATCAATATCCTGAAAGAAAGAGGATTTATCAGCAATGGAGATATTGTGATCAATACCGGTAGTACACCAATTTCATTGCACCTTCCTACCAACGTATTAAAGGTTACGAAAGTTCAATAAACTACTCCTTGAGTAGTGCCTTATAAGCAAAAAGAAAGGCCGCACCCCAAAGGTGCAGCCTTTCTTTTTTATCCCATTTTAAGTCTTTCCGATTCAACTAAAGGGAATACGCAGGTTCAGCTTTATAAAAAAACACTCGATGATCATATCCTTTGATAATTTTGCCGTCCTTGAGGCTTCGCTGTAAGTAACTCCCGCAGCCTGCAGTAATTTATCAATAGTGAGCCTGCCGTCCGCCTGATGCGACATTTCTTCAAGTAACTCGGCCATCCACTCTTTTTTATTACACGATAAGCGTAAAGCCGTATAGCTTTCATAAGAACCAATATCTATTTCCAGCTCGGCGATAAATAATCCCGCATACCAATCAACAAAATCACTCTCTATATTAAATCCATTCAGAACAGAAAGCATGTTCATAAAACTTACAAAATGCTGAGGCGATGTCCCCCATCTCATCTTCCAGGTATCGGGATCATTTATTAATTTCTGTAGATCGTTGGGCACTCCAAATCGTGTCTCAATAGCCCGCATAGTATTGTAAATGCTCTTATCACACTTATCATTAAGGGAACCAAGCCTCGCCATCAAAACAGGTAAACACCTGAGATTCCCACTTATAAAAAGGACCTGGCAAATTTGCCGGACTTCAATATCATTTCGGGTACATTTAAGCGCATCTAACAATAATGAAATCCCCTCATTACCCGCCCGCCCGGCTGCAGCAATGCCATGCCTGTGATAACAACCATCATCAATGCGCATCATACGCCGTATAGTAGCTATAGAAAGCTGCTCCGGCAATCGGCGCTTATGAATGCTTTTTATAAGTAAGGCACGCGATCCGGGAAGCTCTTCCGTCTCTATACAATCAAGCAGTTTTGTAATATACCTTTCTTCCAGGAAAGGAGGAAGAATGAGCGCAAGCAGCTCATAACCGTTTTTCCGGAAGAGAGCCCGCCTTTCTTTTTTGAGATAACGAAACAATCCCGGCAGATAACAGGCAAAATCATCAAAACTCCATTGATTGATTTTCTTTTGCAGTAAAATGGCGATGTTTTCACTAAAACGACCTCTGATCAGTCGTCTGACTTTTAAATGTGTATTTATCATAAGGTTTTATTTAGATAAATAATTACACTGCTGGTATTATGGGGGAATACACAGACACATCCCTATAAAAGGATGCTGGTTATTTGCCGAAAACACTAGAAGGGGGGCGGCAAATATTAGTCAGATACGAAGGAGTGCTGAATATCGTATAAGCAACCTGACAGATAAACCGTCAGAATAAAATTATTATTTTTTTATTAACTAATATAGAAAAAATAGAAATTCGTGGTAAACGGGAACCGGATTATAAAATATTTACTGTACTTGCTCTACCAGCAGACGTTCAGTAACAGTATTACTAAGCGTTACCGACTGAAATCTGCTGTAAGATACTGTCATACTCCCATCAAATGGCTCTATAGTCCGAATCTTGATTTTCAGCCCTAATTTCAACTCGCGGCTATTCAGATAAGTCAGAAAATCGGTAGCAGAATCAATTACAGCTGCAAGGCGAACGATTTCTCCAGGCTTACAACTACTGAGTTTATTATATTGTTTCCAGACTATTTTGCCGCTTTTATCCGGTATAGGCGATCCATGAGGATCTACTTTAGGATACCCAAGCATGGCATCCATTTTATCAAAAAAAGCAGGCGACTGGATATGCTCTATCTGTTCAGCAATCTCATGAACTTCTTCCCATCCAAATCCCATTTTTTCAACAAGGAACATCTCAGTTAGCCGGTGCTTCCTGATAATAAGCCCAGCCTCTTTTTTGCCCTTTTCAGTTAACCGAAGTGGCTTATAACTTTCATAATGAACCAGTTTTTTATCAGCAAGCTTCTTCATCATACTGTTAACGGTAGGCATTTTAATTTCCAGCCGTTTAGACAGCTCATTCACTCCTGCCTCCCCTTTCTCGTCCGCAAGGATGAACAAAGCTTTCAGATAATTCTCTTCGGTTAATGAATTCATGTGGCAAAAATACAAAAAGAGCCTCATGTTGAAAGGATTAGGAATATAAAGACCTAAAGCAAACATAGTATTTGTAAAATATTTTTGTTAGTCTAATCTAACTTTATATTTTTACACCACATAAAACAAGTTTCACCTATGCAAAAGTTATTGCTGTCGGCATTAATGCTGTTAATGGCCAGGCAGTCCATATGCCAGCCCCCATCACGTATAGATACTAGTACGGGAATTCATGATCTTGACGAGATGGTCATAACAGGAACAATGAAAGCAGTAAGACGAACAGATAGCCCTATCCCTGTAGAGGTATTGACACCTCAGTTCTTTCGCAAAAACCCAACGCCATGTCTTTTTGAGTCTATAGGTATGGTTAACGGCATTCAACCACAACTCAATTGTAATGTGTGCAATACCGGCGATATACATATTAACGGAATGGAAGGCCCCTACACCATGATCCTGATTGACGGAATGCCTATTGTGAGCAGTCTTTCTACTGTTTATGGCTTGAATGGCATCCCCAATAGCATGGTTGAACGCATAGAGGTGGTCAAAGGCCCAGCCTCCTCACTTTATGGATCCGAAGCAATGGGCGGTATCATTAACGTTATCACCAAAGATGCTGCTCATGCACCCGCCATTAGTGCCGATGTATTTGCCACTTCCTGGAAAGAGATCAATGCCGATGTAGCAATGAAATTAAAGGTCGGCAAGACTTCAGGACTATTAGGCATCAACTGGTTCAATTATCAGTCGCCAGTAGATCACAATAAAGACGGCTTTACCGATCTTACCTTGCAAAACAGGATCTCTCTATTTAATAAATGGAACTTCGGCAGGGCCCGGAACAGGCAGGCCAGTATTGCTGCACGTTATGTATATGAAGACCGCTGGGGAGGACAAATGAACTGGAGCAGAAAATGGCGCGGCAGTGACAGCATCTATGGAGAGAGTATTACCACCAGGCGATGGGAATTTATTGGTACTTATCAGCTGCCTCTAAAGGAAAAGATTATGGCGCAATTGTCATATAACTGGCATGACCAGGGATCCTACTATGGCACTACACCTTATAATGCCAACCAGCAGGTGGCGTTTGCACAACTTTATTGGGACAAACAGTTTGGATCCAATCATAGCTTTCTGTTAGGCGGCTCCTACCGCTATACGCTTTATGATGATAATACGCCTGGAACAACCGCAGCAGATGGCGTAACCAATCAACCGGCAAAAACACCCCTGCCCGGTTTATTTATCCAGGACGAATGGACCATCAACAGTCATCATACACTTTTAGGTGGATATCGTTACGATTACGATAAATATCACGGTCACGTACACTCCCCAAGGCTTGCATATAAGTATACTCCCGATAACAGACACATCATCAGAGCCAGCTTCGGTACCGGTTACCGGGTGGTTAATCTATTTACAGAAGACCATGCCGCCCTATCAGGCGCAAGGGAAGTTGTGATAGCATCTGCGCTGCTTCCTGAAAGATCTTATAATAGCAATATTAACTATACCCACAAGATACAGTATGGCCGCACCTTTATAAATATGGACCTTACCGGCTTCTACTCCTGGTTTACTAATAAAATAATAGGAGACTTCGATTCCGATCCTACTAAGATCATTTACAACAATCTGAATGGGCATGCCATCTCACGGGGTATTGCGATGAATATAGATGCCGTTTTCCCTTTCCCATTAAAAGTACTTGCAGGCGTTACCCTGCAGGATGTTTATCAGGTTAATGAAAATACAGAAGGCAAAATGATCAAAACAGTACAATTACATGCTCCACGATGGTCAGGAAATTTCGTTGCTGGCTATAGCTTTAACGGCGGCTGGTCTGCAGACCTTACAGGGAAATGGAATGGTCCTATGCGGTTGCCAATACAACCGCGCGACTATCGCCCGGAATATTCTCCCTGGCACTGCATTACGAACATTCAGATTACCAAAAAGATAAAAGACAGGCTCGAAATATACGGAGGTGTTAAAAATCTCTTCAACTTCCTCCCCTCCGATCCTCTGATGCGCCCTTTCGATCCGTTCAATAAACATGTAAACGACCCCATAAATAATAAGGAAGGATACAACTTCGATACCGGCTATAATTATGCCTCATTACAGGGAATAAGAGGTTTTGCAGGAATACGTTACCAGCTGCGGTAAGTATTTTTGGCAGCATCATTTTTTGATTTGGCAGCAACACCGGAAGCCAGGTAACCAGGGCAAAATAGCTTTGCCTTATATGAAAAAGCTAGTAATACTTATCTGCCTGTTTCTTATTTTCCGGCAGTTGCATGCTCAGATGCCTCATTTTCAACTGCCCAGCGGGCGTATTTATGGTAAAATCGTCGACAATGCGGGAAAAGCTGTCAATGGCGCTTCGGTAGTATTATTACAACCAACCCGTGACAGTGCCGGCGGTAAACTGCGCAACATATTAGTAAAAGGAGTCATTACCAGATCTTCCGGAGAATTCAATTTCGAGGATATCCCCTTTCAACCTGACTTGAAGCTGAAAGTTGATGCTACAGGTTACATAAGCCTTGAAGAAACCATCTTCCTGGCACAGGCAGGAACTGGCCCTTCTCCAGCCTCACCCGGCACCAGCGCCGCTTCATTACCAGGCGCCAATATGCCAGCCATGGGAAACACAGAGAAAGATCTGGGCAAATTAACGCTGATCAGCAACGCTAATCTGCTGGAAGGTGTAATAGTTAGCAGTACCTCCAAACCATTAATGCGCCTGGATCTTGATAAAAAAGTATTCAACGTCGAAAAAAATCTTGTCAGTGCCGGCGGTACCGGTCTCGACGTTATACAGAACGTTCCTTCGGTGAACGTAGATATTGATGGTAACGTCACCATTCGCAACAGCTCTCCGCAACTCTTTATTGATGGCCGGCCTACCACCTTGTCGCTCGACCAGATACCTGCTGCCAGCATTGAAAGCGTAGAAGTGATTACAAACCCTTCTGCAAAATACGATGCATCAGGCGCAGGTGCTGGCATTCTCAATATCGTGCTTAAAAAAGACAAGAAGAAAGGATACAATGGTAACGCCCGCGCAGGAATTGATAGCCGTGGAGGCCTCAATGGTGGACTGGACCTAAATGTAAGACAGGGCAAATTCAATGTTACTGCCAGCGGTATGATTAATCAGATGAAAGACAAAACTACCGGTACAACGGAAAGATTCAACCTCACCACTACTCCTCAGACAGCCATTTCCCAGTCGAACGTAGACAAGAATAATGGTAATATGCTTTTTGGCAAGGTGGGACTGGATTATTTCATGAATAATAAAACCAGCCTCAGCCTGGAAGGCGTGCGTATGCATGGAGAGTTCACACCTACAGGACTATTGAACACCTATACCGACAGCCTGTTCCTTTCCGGCAAAAGAACCAGCTTTAGCCAGCGCGATGCAAATAACAGCCGTAACTTCAACGGTGGCGGGCTGAAGCTTGGCATGAAACAATTATTCGCTAAAGAAGGAGAAGAACTTACCGCCGACATTAATGTCTTTGGAGGAAAAAATACCAATAACGCTAACTACTTCACCCGCTATTATGACCAGGGGATTGGTAGCAACATTATTGGAACACAACAGCAACAAACCATCGGCACAGGTAAAGACCGTTTTTATACCTTACAAACAGACTATGTAAAACCCTTGGGAGAAAAAACGAAGTTAGAAGCAGGCTTGCGTGCTTCTCTACAACATATAGAAAACGTAACCGATAACTACCTCTATAACCAGGTAAGCGGTAAAAGCGAAAAAGTAGATGCTGCCAGCACCAACTATAAAAATAACAATAATGTATATGCTGCTTACCTTTCAGTAAGCAGCAGTATTAAGAATTTTGGTTATCAGGTAGGCCTTAGAGCCGAACGCTCCAATTACAACGGAGACCTCATCACAACTGGCGAACACTTCAGCAATAACTACCCTATAAGCCTTTTCCCTTCCGTTTTCCTGAGCCAGAAACTGGCTGGAGATCAGCAGTTACAACTGAGTTATACAAGACGTATTAACCGCCCTAATTTCTTTCAACTGATTCCATTTACAGACTATTCCGACAGCCTTAATATTACGCGTGGTAACCCAGACCTCGTACCGGAATTTACCAACTCTTTTGAATTATCCTATAATAAGAATTTCTCCCGTTCTTCTACATTTCTGGCGAGCGTTTACTACAGGCGTAGCAATCATTTGATCACACGCTATCTGGACACCACCATTAATGCAATCTCGGGAAAACAAGATTTGGTAAATACTTATATTAATGCAAACTCAAGCTATACAACAGGTGCGGAAATAACTTTACAAAACAATGTCAGCAATTGGTGGGATATGTCAACCAATTTGAATCTGTACAATTCCCGGA
This window encodes:
- a CDS encoding prolyl oligopeptidase family serine peptidase is translated as MQKKYAFWALLSSFFMQNSNAQLIYPSTAKGQVSDNYFGTAVADPYRWLEDDNSAATAQWVKEQNAVTREYLSKIPFKEQVKQRLEVLWNYPKYGSPFLKGSWFYFYKNDGLQNQSVLYRQRDIKAEPEVFLDPNKFAADGTAALSAVRFSKSGKHLVYTVAQSGSDWQTGYVMDAESKQLLSDKIEFLKFSGFAWKGEEGFYYSRYPKPDEKSKLVKANEFQKVYYHKLGTSQESDVLVFEDKAHPLRYFQAGLTEDERFLIVQVSEGTSGGEVLYKDLKQDPDGSFKVLVSGFETEPEVIDNIDGKLLVKTNDGAPNFKVVLIDPLKPAKANWKTVIAERKEALQDVSTGGGFLFTSYLKDASTMVYQYSYEGKLIRAVDLPGIGTAAGFGAEKKDKAFFYSFTSFNYPTTIFHYDIATGKSTLFKKAEAKFNPDQYETKQVFVISKDGAKVPVFLTYKKGLALDGNNPVLLYGYGGFNIAMTPAFSISNIFFLEQGGVYAQVCLRGGSEYGEEWHKAGMLQNKQNVFNDMIASAEWLIANKYTSKERIAVKGGSNGGLLVGAVMTQRPDLFRVAIPQVGVMDMLRFHRFTVGWGWAVEYGNAEKNEADFKNLYGYSPLHNLRKGACYPATLVTTADHDDRVVPAHSFKFAATLQESQGCNYPVLIRIDSKAGHGAGKPTSKQIEEAADIWSFIMYNLGMEYKQPL
- the pfkA gene encoding 6-phosphofructokinase, whose protein sequence is MSKKVTKIGVLTSGGDAPGMNAAIRAVVRTGIYNGLEVYGIMRGYNGMIEDDIFHMDNKSVANIIQRGGTILKTARSKEFMEAAGRQKAYENLRKRGIDGLVVIGGDGSFRGAQRFSNEFDIPCIGLPGTIDKDIAGTDYTIGFDTAVNTAVEAIDKIRDTADAHDRLFVVEVMGRDAGYIALHSGLATGAESVLIPETRTDVEDLISGLTEKEKRKKLVNLVVVAEGDEMGGGSEIGKILKNRLPNMDIRISILGHIQRGGAPSCQDRIIASRMGYHAVESLLSGRHNVMVGIVDDKMHYIPLDTAVKEKQAFTSDWLKIIKILAS
- the pyk gene encoding pyruvate kinase, encoding MSKNVEKYLHKEMDAQAGIDHSFHRTKIVATVGPACDTYEKLLDLVKAGVNVFRLNFSHGTHEDKTKIIEHIRNINKSEPYNISILGDLQGPKLRVGEIENGALEIKTGDILTFTSKEKVVGTMEKIYVSYPNLHEDVKVGDKIMIDDGKLEVVVIEIKGEEVKVAVTYGGALLPKKGVNLPDTAISLPALTDKDIVDLEYIIEQKLDWVALSFVRKAEDIVDLKKRIALKESPIKVIAKIEMPSAMADIRNIVLESDAVMVARGDLGVELPVEKVPMAQRDIIRKSIHRGKPVIVATQMMESMIDRTKPNRSEITDVANAVLEGADAVMLSAETATGKHPALVVETMRKIIIEVEKTEYRYNREEDLKPQPHSPSFLSDALCYNACKIAKDVSADALIGMTQSGYTAFTLSAYRPKSPLYIFTKQRSLVNQLSLSWGVRAFYYDEEESLDDIVFDQINILKERGFISNGDIVINTGSTPISLHLPTNVLKVTKVQ
- a CDS encoding metal-dependent transcriptional regulator, which produces MFALGLYIPNPFNMRLFLYFCHMNSLTEENYLKALFILADEKGEAGVNELSKRLEIKMPTVNSMMKKLADKKLVHYESYKPLRLTEKGKKEAGLIIRKHRLTEMFLVEKMGFGWEEVHEIAEQIEHIQSPAFFDKMDAMLGYPKVDPHGSPIPDKSGKIVWKQYNKLSSCKPGEIVRLAAVIDSATDFLTYLNSRELKLGLKIKIRTIEPFDGSMTVSYSRFQSVTLSNTVTERLLVEQVQ
- a CDS encoding TonB-dependent receptor plug domain-containing protein, coding for MQKLLLSALMLLMARQSICQPPSRIDTSTGIHDLDEMVITGTMKAVRRTDSPIPVEVLTPQFFRKNPTPCLFESIGMVNGIQPQLNCNVCNTGDIHINGMEGPYTMILIDGMPIVSSLSTVYGLNGIPNSMVERIEVVKGPASSLYGSEAMGGIINVITKDAAHAPAISADVFATSWKEINADVAMKLKVGKTSGLLGINWFNYQSPVDHNKDGFTDLTLQNRISLFNKWNFGRARNRQASIAARYVYEDRWGGQMNWSRKWRGSDSIYGESITTRRWEFIGTYQLPLKEKIMAQLSYNWHDQGSYYGTTPYNANQQVAFAQLYWDKQFGSNHSFLLGGSYRYTLYDDNTPGTTAADGVTNQPAKTPLPGLFIQDEWTINSHHTLLGGYRYDYDKYHGHVHSPRLAYKYTPDNRHIIRASFGTGYRVVNLFTEDHAALSGAREVVIASALLPERSYNSNINYTHKIQYGRTFINMDLTGFYSWFTNKIIGDFDSDPTKIIYNNLNGHAISRGIAMNIDAVFPFPLKVLAGVTLQDVYQVNENTEGKMIKTVQLHAPRWSGNFVAGYSFNGGWSADLTGKWNGPMRLPIQPRDYRPEYSPWHCITNIQITKKIKDRLEIYGGVKNLFNFLPSDPLMRPFDPFNKHVNDPINNKEGYNFDTGYNYASLQGIRGFAGIRYQLR
- a CDS encoding TonB-dependent receptor; the protein is MKKLVILICLFLIFRQLHAQMPHFQLPSGRIYGKIVDNAGKAVNGASVVLLQPTRDSAGGKLRNILVKGVITRSSGEFNFEDIPFQPDLKLKVDATGYISLEETIFLAQAGTGPSPASPGTSAASLPGANMPAMGNTEKDLGKLTLISNANLLEGVIVSSTSKPLMRLDLDKKVFNVEKNLVSAGGTGLDVIQNVPSVNVDIDGNVTIRNSSPQLFIDGRPTTLSLDQIPAASIESVEVITNPSAKYDASGAGAGILNIVLKKDKKKGYNGNARAGIDSRGGLNGGLDLNVRQGKFNVTASGMINQMKDKTTGTTERFNLTTTPQTAISQSNVDKNNGNMLFGKVGLDYFMNNKTSLSLEGVRMHGEFTPTGLLNTYTDSLFLSGKRTSFSQRDANNSRNFNGGGLKLGMKQLFAKEGEELTADINVFGGKNTNNANYFTRYYDQGIGSNIIGTQQQQTIGTGKDRFYTLQTDYVKPLGEKTKLEAGLRASLQHIENVTDNYLYNQVSGKSEKVDAASTNYKNNNNVYAAYLSVSSSIKNFGYQVGLRAERSNYNGDLITTGEHFSNNYPISLFPSVFLSQKLAGDQQLQLSYTRRINRPNFFQLIPFTDYSDSLNITRGNPDLVPEFTNSFELSYNKNFSRSSTFLASVYYRRSNHLITRYLDTTINAISGKQDLVNTYINANSSYTTGAEITLQNNVSNWWDMSTNLNLYNSRINTGNIGGGSSEALWSWFGKMNHNFKLPAGLALQLTGMYQSKTNLPVNNNKGNMGGPPGMQSQSASQGYIKSFYSIDAAIKKTFLKNNAAAVSLSINDIFRSRRTDQYSESDYFTQYYSRLRSPQMVRLNFTYRFGKADLSIFKRKNMNSDNSMQNATQGMQ